Proteins from a genomic interval of Xanthomonas sp. AM6:
- a CDS encoding DUF4880 domain-containing protein encodes MKTTEPMPTGASVREQAQHWLLRLTSGRATVDDAEAFRRWRQADPLHARAFAEARQVWRALEPAHGLAVAAERGRADAAAPGNAATPLAPRPGATLGRRHGREVRMGRRAFLGGAVAAATGWMVAKSPLGLWPDWQEMSADYRTATGESLEFDVQGLTIAMATRTALKRQPGGGRSVGIELLEGEAQFELPRAAAAGFSVLVAGAEVVPSPGSRINVRCVDDDIRVTCLQGAARVSRNGRNVVLQSAWQARLAPNRIASVAQVDAERIDGWRHGLLIFNNEPLAAVVDEINRHRGGRIVVTNSALAERLVQARIPLDRLDTFVDLVRDAYGARILSMPGGVIVMS; translated from the coding sequence ATGAAGACCACAGAACCGATGCCCACTGGTGCGTCCGTCAGGGAGCAGGCGCAGCACTGGCTGCTGCGGCTGACGTCCGGTCGCGCCACCGTGGACGATGCGGAGGCGTTTCGCCGCTGGCGCCAGGCCGATCCGCTGCATGCGCGCGCTTTCGCCGAAGCCCGGCAGGTGTGGCGGGCGCTGGAGCCGGCGCACGGGCTGGCGGTGGCTGCCGAGCGCGGGCGGGCCGATGCTGCCGCGCCTGGCAACGCCGCCACGCCGCTTGCGCCACGCCCGGGCGCCACGCTTGGGCGCCGGCATGGGCGTGAGGTGCGCATGGGACGCCGCGCGTTCCTCGGCGGCGCGGTGGCGGCCGCCACGGGCTGGATGGTCGCCAAATCGCCGCTGGGCCTGTGGCCGGACTGGCAGGAAATGTCGGCCGACTATCGCACCGCCACCGGCGAAAGCCTCGAATTCGACGTGCAGGGATTGACGATCGCGATGGCCACCCGGACCGCGCTGAAGCGCCAGCCCGGCGGCGGCCGTTCGGTCGGCATTGAACTGCTCGAAGGCGAAGCGCAGTTCGAACTGCCGCGCGCCGCGGCGGCGGGTTTCTCGGTTCTGGTCGCGGGCGCCGAGGTCGTCCCCTCGCCCGGCTCGCGCATCAACGTGCGTTGCGTGGACGACGACATCAGGGTGACCTGCCTGCAGGGCGCGGCACGGGTCAGCCGCAACGGACGCAACGTGGTGCTGCAGTCGGCCTGGCAGGCGCGGTTGGCGCCGAACCGGATCGCGTCGGTGGCGCAGGTCGATGCCGAGCGCATCGACGGTTGGCGGCACGGCCTGCTGATCTTCAACAACGAGCCGCTGGCGGCGGTCGTGGACGAGATCAACCGCCATCGCGGCGGCCGGATCGTCGTGACCAACAGCGCACTGGCCGAGCGGCTGGTGCAGGCGCGGATCCCGCTCGATCGCCTGGACACTTTCGTCGACCTGGTGCGCGATGCCTATGGGGCAAGGATCCTGTCGATGCCCGGCGGCGTGATCGTGATGAGCTGA
- a CDS encoding RNA polymerase sigma factor produces MSAGLRSLFLDNYEAFRKRLRRRLGSDDLALDALQETWLRVERMGAATHPQRNPVAYLFRMAVNVASDQRASQARVLTGEEIEALMDEDTGGIDPAVVAFGQSELLLLAQALQELSPRQRAILVAARIEQQPLDAIAQQHGVSLRMIGKELKRALQHCATRLDRKAVQRFGPGAGKPS; encoded by the coding sequence ATGAGCGCCGGCCTGCGCAGCCTGTTCCTCGACAACTACGAGGCCTTCCGCAAGCGCCTGAGGCGGCGGCTGGGTTCGGACGATCTGGCCTTGGACGCGTTGCAGGAAACCTGGTTGCGGGTGGAGCGCATGGGCGCTGCGACCCACCCGCAGCGCAATCCGGTCGCCTACCTGTTCCGGATGGCGGTGAACGTCGCCTCGGACCAGCGTGCCAGCCAGGCGCGGGTGCTGACCGGCGAAGAAATCGAGGCGCTGATGGACGAGGACACCGGCGGCATCGACCCGGCGGTGGTCGCCTTCGGCCAGTCGGAACTGCTGCTGCTCGCGCAAGCGCTGCAGGAACTCAGCCCGCGGCAGCGCGCCATCCTGGTGGCGGCGCGGATCGAACAGCAGCCTTTGGACGCCATCGCCCAGCAGCACGGCGTATCGCTGCGGATGATCGGCAAGGAATTGAAGAGGGCGCTGCAACACTGCGCCACGCGGCTGGACCGGAAAGCCGTGCAGCGGTTCGGTCCGGGGGCGGGAAAACCGTCCTGA